ATAACGCCGCTGAGCGGGCCGTTGGCTTCCCTCGGCTCATACTCGATGTGGTGGCCGTTGGCGTACTTCTTACAGACGACGGGGCAGGGTTCACCACAGTTCGTCCAGTTCTTTGGCTCGATCGCTTCCTTGTTGAATGGCTCCCAATAGTGCTTCATTATGGCCTCGTGGATCTTTATGCGCTCCTCCTTCTCGATGTAGGGCATCTGCCAGTTGAGGATCGGAACGAAGTCGCCCTCTGCCGGGTAGTTTCCTCCAAAGGTTCCACCGGTTTTCAGCTTGGGGTTGTACTTGTACTTGACAGTCTTCTCCGCTATGACGTCGTTGTAGGGCTTCTTATGCACGCCTTCTACTATCTCCTTCGCCGTTCTGAACGATGAGATATCCTCGCCCGGGAAGGCCCTCTTCCTCGGCTTTCCGCCGAAGATTATCCCGACGACGTTGTGTGCTCTGAGAAGAACGCTTCCAGAGCCACCTCTAGCGGCCCAGTCCTCGCTCCCCTCAACGCGCTTGCCCTTCCTGAGGGTCTGGGAGAATATGGCGCCATAATTGCTGTTGAGTGCGGCAGGTCCGACGACCGCTATCCTGTACTCGAAGTCGAAGCGCTCACCGAAGGTGTCTATTAGGTACTGGGTGAGTGCGTAGACACCTTCCTCGCCCTTGTAACCCCTCCATATCTCAATGAGCCTCTCAAGTTCTATCTCGTGGAGCTCGACCTTAACGTTCTCGCCGTCGTTGTAGAGGATAACGACAACGGGCTTCTCTGCTTTACCTTCAAAGGTAACAAAGTCCACTCCAACGTTCTTGAACGCGTAAGCGGCTCCACCCATTGCTGATGGGAAGAGCGTTCCGTAGAGCGGCGAGCGGAAGAAGAACATGAGCCTGTGAGCTCCCGGCAGGATTGAACCTGAGAAGGGCCCCATGCCCATCACAACGACATTCTTGGGGTCGTATGGATCTACGCTGTGGGTCTCAAGTTTTTCGTGGAGCTCAAGGCCGTAGTCTATGACCCCGTAAACTCCATCCTTCTCGAAATTCTCACTCTCTATCTTTTTCTCGTCCAGCTTCAGGTGAAGTACCGTGAACCTCATGATCTCACCCCTTTGTATCACTCCAGGTGTTATATCTTTTTTGAAGAATATTTAAGGCTTCCGCCCGGGCTCCAAAAATACGGTAGGGGAATATAAAAACGTTGGTGATTAGAAGGGTACAGAGCCGGAATGAACAGAAAAGGGGAATTAAAGGGTCACTCCACGTCCTCAAAGCGCTCTTCAAGCCTCTTGAGGACGCCCGGAAGGGTCGTGTACTCCATGTCCTCAAGCGGTAGCCTGTGCGGCTCGAAGGGCCCGTGCCTGCGCATGTACTCCGTAATCTCAAGGGCCTTCTGCCTAGCATAGTCGAAGGCCGGGTCGTCGAATAGGTCAACCGGGCCGACGAGCTCTCCCCTCGGGCTTATCTGCCAGCCGAGCGCGACAACCCTCGGGGGACCGTCGAAGCGGGTCGGGTTGGCCTGGTGCATCGGGACGGGCATTACCGGGCCGTTGTGGGAACCACGCATCCAGCCGCTGACGAGGTGCGGGAAGGCAAAGGGCTCAAGGACTTCACCGAGGGCAGGAAGGCCGCTCTGGGCCCTGACTATCGCAACCGGATCGTCCTTGCCGACGTATTCTCCAGCGACCTCGTAGAGCTTCTCAGTGCTGACCACTGCAACAGGCTCGTCCTTGCTTATCGAGTGGCCCTCCTTCGGGTAAACGCGCTTGATAACGTAGCGGCTCTTTGCACCGATGAGGGCTAGAAGGTCGTATACCTCCTCTGGCGTGTTGAGGATGACGCGCTTGTGCTTGAGGATGTCCCAGACCTCAAAGCGGAAGCCCATGTGCATGTGCGGGTCTATGACCAGTCCGGCGGTGTTGAAGGGGTCGGCGAACATCCTGAATATCGGAAGGTTAAAAGCTCCAGGCTCGGTCTTGTCCATGTGGAAGGTAACCACCGGCTCGCTCTTCCTAAGGGTTATCTCCATCTCGGCAACTCCCGGCCCCATACCGCGGACGTTACCGCTGAAAGCGTCTTTGAGGAGGTCCTGGCCTGCCCCGTAGAGTCCGAGCTCTTTTGCCACTTCAGTGGCAGCTTTAAAGGCATCCCAAGCGAGACCATGAATCTCGGGGCTGTCAACGCCCTTTTTGTGAGTCATTATGAGCTGAAGGTCATCGCCGGCATAGGCAACGTAGAAGTCTATGAGGGTTCCATCTTCAACTGCCTTTGAGAGGACTTCCTCGGCGGTCTCAACGAGCTGCGGGTGCACCCTAGAGTGCCCCGGCCAGCCGCCGATGTCCGCTTTGATAACGCTGAGGGTAATCTTATCTCCAACTGCCATGGCAACCACCGTAACCATAGTCACTTTTATGCTTATAAAACGTTAATATCACCATCGATGATACACAAAAAGACGTCAAAACTCGGGGGTTCTAACTGAAATCGAGAGAAGAGAGGAAAAGATCACTCGCAGATGTCGGCCCAGCCGAACTCCTCCTTGGCGACCTTGATGAGGTTTTTAAGCTCGTCCTTCTTGATGTTGACGCTTGAGCTCGCACCGACGAGGGCTATGATGCCGTGAACCTCCTCTTGAACCTGAATGACATCGTCATGAACCTTGACAACCCTGAGCTCCCTCTTGGCAGTCTCGTCCTCACTAATCCTGAACTTGTCCTTTCCGATAACTATAGGCTCCTCCACAGCAACCACCTCAAGATATTTTTGTAAGTCAAAGTTAATAAAACTTCCGCCAATCATAAAGCTTATAAACCTGACATGGCTAAGCTAAAGCCGGATGGGGGCGTGGTGTAGCCTGGTCCATCATCGCGGGCTCCAGAGGTATGAGGACTTGCGGGTTTGCTGATTGGGGATGAGCCTTTGGAGCTCTGACCCGGAGAAACCCGCGGACCGGGGTTCAAATCCCCGCGCCCCCACCACAACAGCCCTTTCTGACGAAAGCGCTGGCGGAAGATGAGGTGCTTCTTCTAAAGATTCAAATTCTGAAAGGGTTTTTACTCGCTTGCTCCCTTGGTGAGTGTTTCACTGCCTAAAGCGCCCTTCGGGCGCTGATAATAAAGTTGAAACTGTTTAAAGAGTGAGATTTAATGTTAAACCCCTCAAAACTTGCTCTTGGACAGAGCACGACTGGTCTTTTGCTCTTTTCTTCAGAAGGGCACTCTTTGATCAAACTTTGCTCTGCAAAGTTTGCTTGCCAAGCAAAAGTTTCATCAAAGTTGGTAGCTCCTTCTTGAAATGCAAGTTCTTGAAGAGTTTCAACTTGGGATCAATTGTTTTGAGTGAGAACTCATTTGAGATTTCTCGTGAGGAGGTTTAACTCTAAAAAGACGCCCTTCGGGCGTCAAAGGAAAAGCAAACCCTTTCTAGAGGTTACTTTCAATTTGTTCTCGTCTAAAGGGAGTACATCACTCAGGAAACTAGCTTTTACTGACCTCCTCCCCGCCCTAAAGGGCGAGGCTTTCAGAAGAAAAAAGTAACGCCTTCCGGGATGAGCTACAAACTTTTGGCGAAGCTTTTCCAAAAGCTTCAGCGCCGCTTTCACTGTCGTTCAAGCGTCCTTACGGATGGCGGAAAGATTGCGTGCTTTTCTGAGAAGGCTGATTTCCATAGGGGATTATTCATATCTTAAGGGTCTACTTTCTTCACGGCGTCCTTCGGACGCCAGAATAAACTGCTGATAAGCCCTTCCCAAGAAGCCGCGCGGATAGGATACCCCGCAGAAGAGCAAAGAAAAAAGATAGGCCTCACTTAAGCTTCTCAAGAATTATCGCGGGGCAGACCTTGGTGACGCCCTCTATCTTGCCGATTTTGTTGGAGATTATGTCCGACAGGTCTTCCCCGTCCCTGGCCCAGATCTCTGCCATTATCATGTGGTCGCCGCTGGTGAGGTAGACCTCTCTCACGAACTCAAACTCCTTTAGCTTGTTGGCAACCTCGAATATCTTCTCGGGCAGAGTGTCAACGCCCGTCAGGCTGACGAGATTGTAGCCGAGCTTTGATGGATCAACGACGACTGTGTACTGCTTTATGACTCCTGACTCCTCCAGGGCCTTCACGCGCTTCCTAACCGCGGTCTCGCTTATGCCAAGAACCTTCGCAATCTCCGTAAAAGGAGTGCGTGCGTCCTTGGTGAGCATCTCAATTATTATCCTGTCTCTTTCGTCAAGCATTTTCCCCACCTCTAACTCATCCACTTACTATCTACGCGGACTAAGTATATTAAGTTTTTGAACCTGCCGGTTCTAAAGTTAAACTTTGAGTTTCAGTTTGACAACCGCCTCCACGTGCGGCGTGTGGGGAAACATGTCGATTCCGGTGGCGTCCTCAACGGAGTACCTCTCGTAAAGAACCTTCAGGTTCTCGACGAGGGTCTTCGGGTTGCAGGAGACGTAAACGATGCTCTGTGGTCCATCTTTTAAGATTTTCCGGATCAGTTTGGGATGGAGCCCTGCTCTTGGCGGGTCAAGGACCACGGTGTCGTAGCTGGAGAGGTCCTCAACGTCCCTGTCCTCCCCGACCCTGAAGACCGCTTCCACGCCGTTGAGTTCGACGTTCCTACGCGCCATCTCGACCGCGAACGGGTTGACCTCTATTCCTTCCACATCGAAACCGCGTCTGGCCAGATATATCCCGAAGGTGCCAACGCCGGAGTAGAGATCAAGAACCCTCTCGCCATCCACAAGCCTGGAAACCTCCCTTACAAGGGTCACCGCCTGGTAGCTGTTTGTCTGGAAGAAGCTGTTGGGGTGGATGAGGTACGTAACGTCGTCGAGCCTTTCCCGTATGAACTCCGATTTCCAAAAGCGCTCTATCTCGCCGTAGGAGACGTCGCTCTGGGTTCTGTTGACGCTCCAGTATATTGAATCGGCGTAGTCAAAGTACCCAGGGAACTCCTCAGGAAGTGCCCCCTCCGAAGTAACGAGGTTAACCATGAGCTCCCCTGTGAACTTGCCCTCGCGGATGACGATGTACCTCAAAAAGCCCTCGTTCTTCCCTATCTCGTAGAGGCTCGGGTTGTGATCCCCTATAAACTCCCTCAGCGAGCGCAGGACTTTCCTGCTGGTCTTTCCAAAAACCGGGCACTCCTCGATGTCAACGGCATCCCACCAGGTGCCCCTCCTCCTGAAGCCAATGCCCTTAGTCGAAATGACAACATCTATCCTGTTTCTATGCCCATAAATCACGGGGGAGGGCACTACCTCGACGTCCATACTAAGGAGGGCCGAGAGTTTCTCCGCTTTGAACTCAACCTGTTTCTCGTAGGGCAAGTGTTGGAGGAGGCAGCCGCCGCAGGTGCCAAAGTATGGGCACCTGGGCTCGGTTCGCTCCGGCGAGGGCTCCACCACATCAAAATCTACAGCTACTAGCCTCCTCTTCTTCCGTCTCCACTTCTTAACCTCAACGACGTCTCCTGGGACCGTAAACGGAACGTGAATTTCCTTTTTTCTGACTTTTACGATGCCCATACCATCGAAGTCCAGTCTCTCGACGATTCCCCGCATGCTCCCTCCTCGGGGGATGGTGTTTATAAACTTGCCTTTGAACGGGTGCCAAAGATGTTCACGGAAGGTTTATTTAGTTCGCCGACGTAAGTAGTAACGGTGCCGCGTGATGTTCGGCAGGCGTAAGGATATTGTGTACAAGACACTCGCCACCAAAAAGAGGGCCGTCGCCCTCCAGAAGCTGAGCGCCGAACTCGAAACACCCGCATCTGCGGTTTTCAAAACCGTTAAGGAGCTTGAATCCGACGGTCTGGTCGAGGTCTTCTACGGCCAGGATAAGGCCGCTATAATGGTCCGCGCCAAGACGATAGGCGATTACATCTGAGCCCTTTCAATAATTTTTCAATAATTTTCTTGAATCTAGAACGATAACGGGGAGGCCTAGTCAGTGGTATCAGTCGTGATTACAGGAAGAGGCGGTGCCGGAAAGACCACCATGACGGCAAACCTAGGAACGTACTTCTCCAAGGTGGGCTACCGCTCCCTCGTCATAGACGGCGACCTCTACCTCCCGAAGCTGGCCTTTCACTTCGGCATATACACCCCTCAGTACAACATACACACTCTCCTGAAGAACCCAGACATGAGGGTTGTTGAGGCGGTCTACCACGACCCAAGGACAGGCGTCGACATCCTGCCTGGCAGCTCCAAGCTCTACGACATCATAGACCTGGACCAGAAAAGGATGAGGGACATAGTCCGTGAGATTCAGACCCGCTACAACGTGACCATAATCGATTCGCCCGTCGGCATACCGTTCGACACAATCTCAACCTTCCGCCTGGCCCAGTACCAGTTAATCCTCGTTGAGATAGAGCGCTGTCCGATACACTCCCTTGAGCACATGGTAGAGAACGAG
The sequence above is drawn from the Thermococcus pacificus genome and encodes:
- a CDS encoding MinD/ParA family ATP-binding protein; amino-acid sequence: MVSVVITGRGGAGKTTMTANLGTYFSKVGYRSLVIDGDLYLPKLAFHFGIYTPQYNIHTLLKNPDMRVVEAVYHDPRTGVDILPGSSKLYDIIDLDQKRMRDIVREIQTRYNVTIIDSPVGIPFDTISTFRLAQYQLILVEIERCPIHSLEHMVENEVIKLKSIGDTYGLKVGVVLNKVRESAESVNDIVDFLEYSVEVPVVGVVPFDNRVPEATNYGRPVLDYAPRSGASKAISEAGGVLDEWMFGKKKKRNPLTRLYESLLSLFRRTKAPSLKKL
- the lrpA gene encoding HTH-type transcriptional regulator LrpA — translated: MLDERDRIIIEMLTKDARTPFTEIAKVLGISETAVRKRVKALEESGVIKQYTVVVDPSKLGYNLVSLTGVDTLPEKIFEVANKLKEFEFVREVYLTSGDHMIMAEIWARDGEDLSDIISNKIGKIEGVTKVCPAIILEKLK
- the gor gene encoding glyceraldehyde-3-phosphate:ferredoxin oxidoreductase, with product MRFTVLHLKLDEKKIESENFEKDGVYGVIDYGLELHEKLETHSVDPYDPKNVVVMGMGPFSGSILPGAHRLMFFFRSPLYGTLFPSAMGGAAYAFKNVGVDFVTFEGKAEKPVVVILYNDGENVKVELHEIELERLIEIWRGYKGEEGVYALTQYLIDTFGERFDFEYRIAVVGPAALNSNYGAIFSQTLRKGKRVEGSEDWAARGGSGSVLLRAHNVVGIIFGGKPRKRAFPGEDISSFRTAKEIVEGVHKKPYNDVIAEKTVKYKYNPKLKTGGTFGGNYPAEGDFVPILNWQMPYIEKEERIKIHEAIMKHYWEPFNKEAIEPKNWTNCGEPCPVVCKKYANGHHIEYEPREANGPLSGVITLRASDISVPAVDAMGFDAIEFGGTAAWVLELVHRGLLKPEEVGLSDKPDFTKDALLERPVEASEKNAKLVAELAHRVAFAENEIAKIIGLGKRKASVILDERFKDRLKYGESFKDYAVFTPLGEDGEMTPTMYWAIGNYIPLPVQGRYWTFYQFGVFLEPEELAQKIIASALWEFWYDNVGWCRFHRGWMKPVLKALFMDAYGENVDMEEHARKQIKRLIEFARKAGYTPVFWDSMRVIDLVARGSEEFGNERWAEKFKIDKVGTAKEYLKRILDAYSEALGVEWRL
- the fbp gene encoding fructose-1,6-bisphosphate aldolase/phosphatase is translated as MAVGDKITLSVIKADIGGWPGHSRVHPQLVETAEEVLSKAVEDGTLIDFYVAYAGDDLQLIMTHKKGVDSPEIHGLAWDAFKAATEVAKELGLYGAGQDLLKDAFSGNVRGMGPGVAEMEITLRKSEPVVTFHMDKTEPGAFNLPIFRMFADPFNTAGLVIDPHMHMGFRFEVWDILKHKRVILNTPEEVYDLLALIGAKSRYVIKRVYPKEGHSISKDEPVAVVSTEKLYEVAGEYVGKDDPVAIVRAQSGLPALGEVLEPFAFPHLVSGWMRGSHNGPVMPVPMHQANPTRFDGPPRVVALGWQISPRGELVGPVDLFDDPAFDYARQKALEITEYMRRHGPFEPHRLPLEDMEYTTLPGVLKRLEERFEDVE
- the rlmD gene encoding 23S rRNA (uracil(1939)-C(5))-methyltransferase RlmD codes for the protein MRGIVERLDFDGMGIVKVRKKEIHVPFTVPGDVVEVKKWRRKKRRLVAVDFDVVEPSPERTEPRCPYFGTCGGCLLQHLPYEKQVEFKAEKLSALLSMDVEVVPSPVIYGHRNRIDVVISTKGIGFRRRGTWWDAVDIEECPVFGKTSRKVLRSLREFIGDHNPSLYEIGKNEGFLRYIVIREGKFTGELMVNLVTSEGALPEEFPGYFDYADSIYWSVNRTQSDVSYGEIERFWKSEFIRERLDDVTYLIHPNSFFQTNSYQAVTLVREVSRLVDGERVLDLYSGVGTFGIYLARRGFDVEGIEVNPFAVEMARRNVELNGVEAVFRVGEDRDVEDLSSYDTVVLDPPRAGLHPKLIRKILKDGPQSIVYVSCNPKTLVENLKVLYERYSVEDATGIDMFPHTPHVEAVVKLKLKV